GGGCAAGCTCGAGAAGGCTGAGCTGGTCGTGACAAGGACGCCCTCCGCGCGCAAGGCCAGGAAAGCCTATTCAATCACGCCTGCCGGCAAGGCGGCGCTGAGCGCGCAGACTTTCGAGGCGCTGCGCGAGTTCCGTCCGACTTATTCATCAGTTTTGCTGGGCATGATCCATTGGCCGACATTGTCACGCCAAACCGCGCTCGCAGCGCTCGAATCCCGAAAAGCAGCAGTTTCCCGAGAGATCCAGCGGATAGAACGTGTTCGTCTCGAGCGTCAGCCGCAGCCCGACTTCATCGAGGCGATCTTCGACTTCACGACCGGCCAGCTGGCGGCAGAGAAATCATGGATCGCCGCGACGCTGAAATACATGCGAGCCAAGCCCTGGATGGAGTGAACCGACATGGACCTGACCAAGGATCGCGCCAAGCTCAAGGAACTCTATATGCCCGGCACGAAGGATTTCGACCTGGTCGACGTCCCTGAACTGCCCTTCGCCATGATCGATGGGCATGGTCCGCCAGAGCATGATACCGCCGCGCGCCTGACGAAGTGTCTCTTCACGGCCATCCAGCCGATAAGACGCCAGGCCCGGGCGCGCATGGGCAAGGCGTTTGTCGAGGCGCCGCTCGAAATGCTGTATTGGGCCCAAGACATGCGCGACCTTGCGACCGGCAACAAGGAGATGTGGTCGTGGCGGGCGATGATCACTCTTCCCGTTTGGACGGACCAAACGATATTTTCGAACGCCGTGGCCGAGGCCCACAGACAGCTTGGCGTCGTGCCCGACACACTTCGGATGGAGCATTTCGAGGAAGGCAGATGCGTCCAGATCATGCATGCCGGGCTCGCGCGGGACATCCCTTCCCTGCTTGAGCGGCTTTACACGCGGTTCCTGCCGGAAAACAATCTGGTGCCGGCTGGCGCCTATCATGAAATCTATCTGGACGACTGGAGCCGGACCGCACCCGAACGGCGCAAGATGGTGCTGCGTCAGCCGGTCCGGCCCAAAACCTGAGAAGCGCGCTTAATCGAGCTTGATCACCTGGCCGGTGATCGCTCCCTCGACGCACTTCACATAAGCAAGGCCGACGCGCGCCGACGAGACCGGCATATGGCCCGGGAAGAAGCCGTCATATTTCTGGGCCGACGCCTCGAGCACCGTGGGGCTTACCACATTGATGCGGATGCCGCGCTGAAGCTCGATGGCGGCGCTGAGCGCGAAGGCATTGAGCGCGCCGTTCACCGTCGAGGCATTGACACCCTTGCGGATCGGGTCGCGGTCGAGCACGCCGCCGGTCAGCGTGAAGGATCCGCTATCATTGATGAGCGACTGTCCGATGAGGACGACGTTGACCTGCCCCATCAGCTTGTCCTTGAGGCCATGCATGAACTGGTCCTCGGTCATCGTCGCCAGCGGACCGAAATGCGCATGCCCAGTGCAGGCGACGACGGCATCGAGCTTGCCCGCCTCCTTGTACATGCGCTCGATCGAGGCGCGGTCGAGTAGGTCGACCTTTACGTCGCCCGACGAGCGCCCGGCGGTGATGACCTCATGCCGGCCTTTCAGCGCCGCGACGGCCGCCTGGCCGAGCGTGCCAGACGCCCCGATGATCAGTACACGCATTATTCGTCCTCTGACGGCGCCTTGAGGCCTTTCAACTTGGCGAAGACGGAATCGGCGTCATATTCGTCCTCATCCGATTTCTTCGGACGTGGGGCCTCTTCTTCATGCGGCTCGGCCGGTGCGACCGCCGCCGCGGCCGGAATCAGAGTGCGCACTGGCTCGGCGTCGGGCGCGATTCCGCGGCCGGCCTTGCGCGCCGCTCTCTGCACCGCGAAATCGAGATCGATCTGCGAGCACAGGCCCAGCGACACCGGATCGACCGGCTTGATGTTGGGGGCATTCCAATGGGTGCGGTCGCGGATCGCGGCGATCGTCGTCTTGGTGGTGCCGACCAGCTTCATGATCTGCGAGTCCGGCAGTTCCGGATGATAGCGCAACAGCCAGGCAATCGCATCGGGCCGGTCACCGCGCTTCGATACCGGCGTGTAGCGCGGTCCCTTGGTCGACTTCTGAATAGCGATATTGACCTTGGGCTCCAGCAACCTCAGACGGTATTCGGCGTCTTTCTCGCCCTTCTCGATCTCCTCGCGGGTGAGCTGGCCGCCGGTCACCGGATCGAGTCCCTTGATGCCCTGCGCCACATCGCCATCGGCGATGCCCTTTACCTCGAGCTCGTGCAGTCCGCAGAAGTCGGCGATCTGGCGGAAGGTGAGCGCGGTATTCTCGACGAGCCACACGGCGGTGGCCTTGGGCATCAGCGGTGCGCGTGACATAGGTAAAAACTCCTTCAGAACCGATGGCTCTGTGATCGCGAGATCAAAAGATGAATGGAATAAGGGTTATATAGGCGCTGCGGCCCTCACGGCACAAGCACAATCTTGCCGACATGGGCGCTCGATTCCATGAGGCGGTGCGCTTCCGCGGCCTCCGCCAGCGGGAAGGTCCGGTAGATTTGCGGCCGGATTTTGCCCTCGGCCAGAAGCGGCCAGACCCGGGCTTCCAGCGCCCGGGCAATCTGCGCCTTTTCGGCGACACTGCGGGGCCTCAGGGTAGACCCTGAAAGAGTGAGCCGTTTCAGCATGATGGGAAGAAGATCTACCTCCACCTTCGAGCCCTTGAGGAAGGCGATATTGACAAGCCGCCCATGCATCGCCGCGGTCGCCAGATTGCGCCCGACATAGTCGCCTCCCACCATGTCGAGGATGACGTCCGCCCCCTTCCCCGCCGTAGCTGACTTGACGACCTCGACGAAGTCTTCCTCCCGGTAATTGATGCCGCGCTCCGCTCCCAAGGCCTCGCAGGCGCGGCATTTTTCGGCCGAGCCCGCGGTGGCGAAGACACGTGAGCCCAGCTGGTGCGCCATCATGATGGCCGTTGTGCCGATGCCGCTCGAGCCGCCATGGACGAGGAGCGTCTCGCCGGGCTTGAGCCCGGCCCGCTCGAAGACATTCGTCCATACGGTAAAGAAGGTTTCGGGAATGCCCCCCGCCTCGATGAGGGATATCCCTTGCGGCACCGGCAGGACATTGTCCTCGGCCGCCGCGCAATACTCCGCATAGCCGCCGCCCGGCACCAGAGCGCAGACGGAGTCGCCTTCCCGGTAGCGCGTCACTTGTGCCCCCATGGCCACCACATGGCCCGCCACTTCGAGGCCCGGCGTCGCCGGCGCCCCGGCGGGCGGCGGATAGCCGCCTTGGCGCTGCAATACATCCGGCCGGTTGACACCGGCGGCAGCGACCTTGATCAGCACCTCGCTGTCCTTGAGGACCGGAAGGGCGGTCGCCTCGGCTTTGAGCACGTCAGGTCCGCCGGGTGTCGTGATGGCGATGGCGGTCATCTGGTGGGGCAGCGCTGACATGGTAGGCTCCTATACTTGCACGTGCGGGAAGCAGAGGCCAAACTGCCCATTCTGTTCACATCGTCAAGGGAGTAGGCCCATGGACCTCGACGACATCCGTCCGCTCAAGAAACCCGACATCGTCATTGGCGAAGATCTGGCCCTGCTGTCGGTTGCCGAACTCGAACACCGCGTTCACCTTTTGGAAGCCGAGGTCGTCCGCATCCGTGAAGCCATTGCCGACAAGCAGTCGAGCAAGGCCGCCGCCGATGCGTTTTTCAGGAGCTGAGCCGCGTTCAGACTCTTTTTGCGTTAAGCAACCGTATCGTTAACCAATCAGTAAGGGATTCGGTTGTATTTTTGTCAATGTAATCCAGTCATCTGGATTCTCCGAGTGGCTCCTGTCCACTCTGTTTGACGCCTCCCTGTTAGAACCTTTTAAGCCGCGCTTTGCGCGGCTTTTTTTTGGCCCGCAAATTGCTCCGTGACGAGTGCCGGGCCATTTTCTGTGGATAGTGCCCGAAAATGACGCAAGTTTTAATGTTCCGTTAGCCCCTTCCGATGAGGGTGAGACGGAGGAAGAACGAAAGAATCGATTCTCATGACGGCGATAGGGGACAAATCAACGAATGACCGCGGCGAGAGCCTGGTCGACTTTCTGGCGCGCTTCACCGCGTCCGATCAGTTCGCTTCGATCTTCAAGGAAGGCATGGGCCTGGTCGAAGAGACCGCGAACTATCTCGACGGACCGGGCCGTCAGGATGCCCGCCTCCTCGACCGCACCGGCGCCATTGCCTATGCGACTGAAAGCATGCGCCTGACGACGAGGCTCATGCAGCTCGCTTCCTGGCTTCTGTTGCAGCGCGCCGTCTCTGCCGGTGAAATCACGCTGGAGGATGCCTCCAAGGAAAAGCACCGCATCCATCTGTCCGAAATCGGCGCCGGCCATACCTTGACTGGCTTCGATCAGATCCCCGCCGCCTTGAAGGATCTCGTCGACCGCTCGCTCAGGTTGCATGAGCGCATTCAGAAGCTGGATGAAATGCTCTCAACCAAAGCGCGGTTCTCCCCGCCGCAGCCGAGCCCGGTGAGCCACCAGATGGACCGTCTGGCTGCTGTGTTCAAAGTGGCACGCCGCTGAAACGCTTGCCGCTTCCATCTCTGCAGTCCGACAATGAGGACTCGAGTGTTTGCTTCGTTTCTAAAACAATGAGGAAAGCTCGGCTCCCGACCATATTCGGCGTTCAGACCTTCAACGGCCGGGCCGGGTAATCCAGCGTTAGTTCCAGCCGCCGGCCCTCGCCGCTGATCACCCAGCGCCGCCGCAGGATCACGAAGTCATGCGGCATCTCCTCGCGTTCGAGAGATACGATATCTCCCGGAAGGCAGTCGTCGTCGAGGCCGAGCTTTGTCACTTCCTTCATGATCCCATGGCCGTCCGCATAGCGCCTGGCGCTATCGGTCAGTGCGATGATGCATTTGCGCATGGGGGCTCCTCACGGCTCAACCGGATTATCTCATGGCGATGCGTACCCGCTCTAGTTAAAATGGCGCAATCGCATTCGGGGGAGATTCGATTATGACCGTCCGTCTGTCCAAAATCATCATGTGCCTGTGCCTGGCGGCTTTCGCCTTCATGGTGACGTTCGGCAACATCACCGATTTCGGCTCGAACTTCGCTTTCGTCCAGCATGTGCTCAACATGGACACAACTTTCCCGGGCAACAAGCTGATGTACCGTGCCATCACCAATGAGAGTCTCTGGCATGTGGCCTATTGGTTCATCATCCTGGGCGAAGGCCTGACTTTCATCCTGTTCCTCATCGGCGCCTGGCACCTCTGGAAGGCGCGCCACGCGACCGGCGCCGAGTTCAACAAGGCCAAGCGGTTCGCCGTCATCGGCGCCACGATGGGCTTCCTCGTCTGGTTCTTCGGCTTCATGGTGGTGGGCGGCGAATGGTTTGCCATGTGGCAGTCGCAGACCTGGAACGGCCAGGAGGCTGCCTTCAAATTCTACGTCGCCATCATCGGCGTGCTGATCTATCTCAACCAGCCCGACGGGGATCTCAGTCGCTAGCAAGGCCTGCGCGGTCGGTGTGACCGAGATCGCGCTCCGGAGCGATCCGGTCGCGCACCAGCTGCTTGAGCGTCTTGACGTCTGGAAAGCCGCCGTCCCGCTTACGATCCCAGATCACTTCGTCGCCGCAGGCGATCTGGAAAATGCCGCCCGTACCCGGAACGAGGGCGACCTCGCCGAGTTCGGTGGAGAAGGTCGAGAGCAGTTCCTGCGCCATCCAGGCCGCCCGGAGAAGCCATTGGCACTGGGTGCAATAGGTGATGGCGATGCGGTCCCTGGTGTCCTGCGGCATGTCCTGTCCTCCCAAACACAAAACCCGGCGCGAGGGCCGGGTTTATAGCGTAAAGGCGGAATTTCGGGCTTACTTGTTGAGGAAGCCGAACTTCTGCTTGAACTTGCTGACGCGGCCGCCGCGGTCGATGAGCGTCTGCTGACCGCCGGTCCAGGCCGGATGCGACTTCGGATCGATGTCGAGATTGAGCG
This genomic stretch from Nordella sp. HKS 07 harbors:
- a CDS encoding DUF1013 domain-containing protein, which codes for MSRAPLMPKATAVWLVENTALTFRQIADFCGLHELEVKGIADGDVAQGIKGLDPVTGGQLTREEIEKGEKDAEYRLRLLEPKVNIAIQKSTKGPRYTPVSKRGDRPDAIAWLLRYHPELPDSQIMKLVGTTKTTIAAIRDRTHWNAPNIKPVDPVSLGLCSQIDLDFAVQRAARKAGRGIAPDAEPVRTLIPAAAAVAPAEPHEEEAPRPKKSDEDEYDADSVFAKLKGLKAPSEDE
- a CDS encoding GyrI-like domain-containing protein, translated to MDLTKDRAKLKELYMPGTKDFDLVDVPELPFAMIDGHGPPEHDTAARLTKCLFTAIQPIRRQARARMGKAFVEAPLEMLYWAQDMRDLATGNKEMWSWRAMITLPVWTDQTIFSNAVAEAHRQLGVVPDTLRMEHFEEGRCVQIMHAGLARDIPSLLERLYTRFLPENNLVPAGAYHEIYLDDWSRTAPERRKMVLRQPVRPKT
- a CDS encoding DUF2165 family protein, whose protein sequence is MTVRLSKIIMCLCLAAFAFMVTFGNITDFGSNFAFVQHVLNMDTTFPGNKLMYRAITNESLWHVAYWFIILGEGLTFILFLIGAWHLWKARHATGAEFNKAKRFAVIGATMGFLVWFFGFMVVGGEWFAMWQSQTWNGQEAAFKFYVAIIGVLIYLNQPDGDLSR
- the rpmE gene encoding 50S ribosomal protein L31 encodes the protein MKKDIHPNYHTINVVMTDGSKFQTRSTYGKEGDTLNLDIDPKSHPAWTGGQQTLIDRGGRVSKFKQKFGFLNK
- a CDS encoding PadR family transcriptional regulator; protein product: MKPRSLTDAELLVLGLLAEMPRHGYELEQVIAERGMREWTQIGFSSIYFVLGKLEKAELVVTRTPSARKARKAYSITPAGKAALSAQTFEALREFRPTYSSVLLGMIHWPTLSRQTALAALESRKAAVSREIQRIERVRLERQPQPDFIEAIFDFTTGQLAAEKSWIAATLKYMRAKPWME
- a CDS encoding SelT/SelW/SelH family protein, which encodes MPQDTRDRIAITYCTQCQWLLRAAWMAQELLSTFSTELGEVALVPGTGGIFQIACGDEVIWDRKRDGGFPDVKTLKQLVRDRIAPERDLGHTDRAGLASD
- a CDS encoding DUF1192 domain-containing protein, whose product is MDLDDIRPLKKPDIVIGEDLALLSVAELEHRVHLLEAEVVRIREAIADKQSSKAAADAFFRS
- a CDS encoding short chain dehydrogenase — translated: MRVLIIGASGTLGQAAVAALKGRHEVITAGRSSGDVKVDLLDRASIERMYKEAGKLDAVVACTGHAHFGPLATMTEDQFMHGLKDKLMGQVNVVLIGQSLINDSGSFTLTGGVLDRDPIRKGVNASTVNGALNAFALSAAIELQRGIRINVVSPTVLEASAQKYDGFFPGHMPVSSARVGLAYVKCVEGAITGQVIKLD
- a CDS encoding NAD(P)H-quinone oxidoreductase gives rise to the protein MSALPHQMTAIAITTPGGPDVLKAEATALPVLKDSEVLIKVAAAGVNRPDVLQRQGGYPPPAGAPATPGLEVAGHVVAMGAQVTRYREGDSVCALVPGGGYAEYCAAAEDNVLPVPQGISLIEAGGIPETFFTVWTNVFERAGLKPGETLLVHGGSSGIGTTAIMMAHQLGSRVFATAGSAEKCRACEALGAERGINYREEDFVEVVKSATAGKGADVILDMVGGDYVGRNLATAAMHGRLVNIAFLKGSKVEVDLLPIMLKRLTLSGSTLRPRSVAEKAQIARALEARVWPLLAEGKIRPQIYRTFPLAEAAEAHRLMESSAHVGKIVLVP
- a CDS encoding DUF1465 family protein; this translates as MTAIGDKSTNDRGESLVDFLARFTASDQFASIFKEGMGLVEETANYLDGPGRQDARLLDRTGAIAYATESMRLTTRLMQLASWLLLQRAVSAGEITLEDASKEKHRIHLSEIGAGHTLTGFDQIPAALKDLVDRSLRLHERIQKLDEMLSTKARFSPPQPSPVSHQMDRLAAVFKVARR